The genomic DNA ATATTCCTTCATGTACGCAAGCGCGTATAGGTTACTTTTTGTTGCCTGTTTTTATATGGCCAAAGGCTTTTTCCCGCTGGCTTTTTTATATATCGCTTAATATATGAAATTCTCCACAGAAAATGGTTTACGGTTATATCCGTGTAAGCACCGACAGACAAACAGTTGAAAATCAGCGCTTTGAAATAAAGCGTTTTGCACAACAACAAAATTTGCAAGTGAACGGTTGGATTGAAGAAACAATCAGCGGAACAAAGAGCTACACGAAACGCGGGCTCGGACGCCTCCTGAAAAAAGTTCGGAAAGGCGATTTAATTATTTGCGCAGAGCTTTCGCGCCTCGGACGCAGCCTATTCATGATTATGGAAATCTTGAATATCTGCATGAACAAGGAATGTCGCGTATGGACAATCAAAGATGGCTACCGCCTTGGCGATGATATTCAAAGTAAAGTTCTTGCATTTGCATTTGGACTCTCCGCTGAAATCGAACGAAACCTCATAAGCCAGCGCACCAAAGAGGCGCTGGCCCGCAAAAAGGCGGAAGGCGTAACTCTCGGGCGACCAAAAGGAAAATCACTTATACCGAATCCGCAATGCGAAAAGAAACGCGAATGGATTCGCGAAATGCTTTCTCGTGGCATGCCCAAGAGTGACATCGCCAAGAAC from Fibrobacter succinogenes includes the following:
- a CDS encoding master DNA invertase Mpi family serine-type recombinase yields the protein MVYGYIRVSTDRQTVENQRFEIKRFAQQQNLQVNGWIEETISGTKSYTKRGLGRLLKKVRKGDLIICAELSRLGRSLFMIMEILNICMNKECRVWTIKDGYRLGDDIQSKVLAFAFGLSAEIERNLISQRTKEALARKKAEGVTLGRPKGKSLIPNPQCEKKREWIREMLSRGMPKSDIAKNLHIARGTLYRFLSNAATTSTSAGNQLTECSSVIFNHLDASCSNKVNSPPITEQ